From Arachis hypogaea cultivar Tifrunner chromosome 3, arahy.Tifrunner.gnm2.J5K5, whole genome shotgun sequence:
GTTGCGTTTTTTTATgtgtattatttaatattaacTTCAATTAAATTATagtgtatatatttatttaattaaattcaaaataaatagtTCGACCAGTGGTTTAGTAATTTAGTTTTTTCATCATAATAATGAATGTTTCCAACGGTGAATGGTCATGAtactactttttcttttttcggTTAAACTAATTGGaggagataaataaataattatatttttaatatttatatatttttcatctGTTTTTACAACTTTTAAGtacaaaaatatttgagaattaataaaaaatcaactcaaaatcatccaaagttattttattttgtattttttaattattatttactttattctatatttaattattattaaagtaattgaataatattaaaagtaGTAACAAGCAAGTGTACAATtataaacattatatatataaaattatagatgttaaattaaataagataattttaaattattattttctatcatTATCAATTATAACTTTAATACctaaaaaacattaatttttagtttaaatgtaaaaaattattaatattaccgTCTTCTTTTATTCGAAGGAGTATACCTTACTCtcaaaattattaaaatctaatattcTCGAGTATCAAATGGAACAGGATATTACTCAACAATTTATtgatctaactatattttttttatacaaatgtAAAAGTTCCTCCTTCAATTCGAATATGCCAGCTGATATATATGGAGCTAGATGACTATAACAATATTATTCATCGTAAAAAGTGATTTTAatctttttcaataatttatCCTTTAGAAGAGATATATAcataatagtaaaataaatatctatttataatttttgttttaatcaATACCAGTGAAAATTCGTTTATATAGCTAGACACGAAATTAAACATTAACATTTCATCAAAAAGTGTTTAACTTTTAAACAATTAAACGTTACAATAActacttaaaaaattatatatataataatactatGTTAAACGTCACAATAACTAACTATAAGTTTACAAATATGAAACTTTATAAATCAATAATATTTGTAAACTTATAGTTAGTTATTGTAATTGTGTAAAATAAAGTACTTTACAAGGATATTTATTGAAActaatatgttaattatttatatacctAATCTGAACACTATAATTTTGcgattagataaaaaaaaactattaaaattttCATGGCTTATTATAATCAACCACTATTAATATTATTGCACATCATTCAGCCACTATATTTATAATTCAATGATTATAATCTCTAATCTGAAGTAGTCCAAAGTCAAAATATATATAAGACTTCCAACACAAttacattgtgaactttacacataTATGTACTAATATCTCAAAAAATCAGTCAAAGATCAATAGGCATATTTAACGATTGTCACTGAagttattatatataattcaaaaattaaattataccacTCAATGGTTGTATTAtcagatgataatttaaaatgtttTCGATAAATAGAGATAAAAGATGAAATTAGATGAAATATGAGGTATGTGATTAGGAGTTAGTTATACTGAATTGTTAAATTTGTAAGAATGATAATTAGTTGTTAGAAAATTCTGCTTCAACTGTGATTATAAATACAAGAATAAGTTTTTTCTATAATACAATTTTTCTGAATCAATGAATTCATTctctcattttcttttcatttttctgctCTCTACTTCCTTTCTCTCTCGCTCTtagctccttttttttttcaaatttaccaGAATTTTTGACACTTTCTCATAAAATGTATATGAAAACTTAATACTCACTTAAGTTATTCTCacttattttcttaaattattaCTAACTTGAGTGTAAGAATACTTTTTGTAGGTATTTACTTTATCTTACATTTTTTGGAGTTCagcgatttttttatttaaagagaAGACAGGACGACGTCTTCTCTTATGCAATGAACTATACTTAGACAATTTTTTTATACAAGAATTTATCCTTACTCCTCATATTTCAGTAAAAAACGATTATACCtcgaaaactaatttaaaaaacacATTTTAAATTAGATTGAACCTGATATAATTGTCTCCACCTCTCTAGAACTCACACTAAATCTTGAAGAAGAGGCAAAGAGTCGGTTAGGTTAAACGAAGTTAAATACGGACACAAATAAGATGAATGGGGGCAGAACAAATGAGAGACTACTATCCTAATACTCTtagttcatttatttttaaagataattatTGACTTGAGCGTCGAAATCTTTTTTATAGATTTTACATTTGAGCCAGAATTGTGAAAAGTTCACAGAACAGCCATTTGATCAAAAGAAGAGAAGACAATCATCTTTTAATAACAACGAGCTATACCTCAGAGTGTACCTCCTGgacaaaacaaaaacaatacttattttaaagtatgcattaaataaataatattctttaatTTAATAATGCATAGtcctttattgatattttttagggCAAAAAACCAGATTAAACCAGGGGAAGTTGAAAATTACTTGAATAAGCCAAACTGAAATTCGTTTCTGCAATGAGCCAAAccctatatttatataattcgaaccagtgtGGTTCGAACTCAATTcattagtaattcgaaccagagtGGTTCGAATTATGAAGAGGGAATTCATTCAAGTaaatcgaaccagggtggttcgaattacttgggaggaaaacgtatcacataattcgaaccacactggttcgaattatatagggAGAAGCTgcatcaagtaattcgaaccaggctggttcgaattacacaaatTGAATTCGAACCAGTCCGGTTCGAATTAGTGGTAGACAGTGCAGTATATATATGGTTCtaaacgtgagttgctctcatAGAGGGTGTaatatggctagtgaggagagttttggggttttggttcaccatagaggatccattaagagaaaaactcgctccggtgtgaagttcacagataaggatcctctctgtatcgTCGTGAAACCAACGACGAGCTATGATGATCTTGTTAGATCTGTGCTGATGAAACTCGgtctggaaggtgcgaagcgagtgaagaagtttttctatcgcattccaatcactGTCTTGCAGGATACAGTGAAGTATGATTGCTtcacgattggtagtgatgaggacctgCAAGTCATGTTCCTATGTCGGAGGCAGTTTCCCGAGGTTAGGACACCAGAgttgttggcaaagttggttgatgtggtatccagctcagggggttcgaaccggaatgccACCACTGAAGCAGCGGCAGCCGGTTCGAGTTCAAGGCCTGCCGTTGCTTCTTCGTCCGTCCCTGTGTACGAGCCAGCGGTCGAACCAGTCGCCTCCCCATCTTTTGCTGTTGATCTGAATGATGGAGTAGGCGACGTGGTAGGATCAGTTGATATTCTGCCGAACGCTTTACAGGGAGTTCCACTGGTTGGCGTCGGTGACGGAGTGTTGGGTGATGTAGAGGAGGACGgcgtcgagccggatatgattgaggATGACAGCGGCGACGAGGTTGGAGCGACTGAGCCTGCTTTGGTAGTCGGTGGTtctagttctggcacacagcagtatccaccataTTTTTCCTCTTTGGACCTAGATGCCATGAGGCAAGAGGGTGTTTCAGGGCACtctgttggattcggagctagagatgctGAAGGGACTGCTGGtttgacagagttccaggttggtcagcaatttcaggataaagacgaggccctgttaagtgtgaagacttacagcatccggcgaggggtacagtacaaggttgtGGAGTCTGATCATCGCCgttatgtgggcaagtgttctgagtttgggaatgggtgcacatggttgattcgactgagtctgcggaagcgcaagggcatttgggaggtcaagcggtacaatggacctcacacttgtcttgcgacctccatctcgagtgaccacaggagcttggattatcatgtgatttcCGCGTTtgttatgccaatggttagggccgatgcatccgtcagcatcaaggtgctcctaaatgccacgGCAGCACACTTCgggtttaggccgacttacaggagggtctggatggcgaagcagaaggcaatTGCCCTCGTatatggtgactgggatgagtcatacaacgagctcCCCAGGTGGGTTTTGGGAGTCCAAttgacgatgcctggtactgttgcAATCCTACGGACGAGCCCCGTTCGAGTTAGTGGACAAGTAgacgagtctcaagctttttTTCACAGACTTTTCTGGACGTTTCCACCGCTCATCCAGGCATTTCGCCATTGCAAGCCTTTAGTTAGCATTGATGGAACCCATCTGTATGGGAAGTACGGGGGTACTTTGCTCATCGTGaatgcacaggacgggaactccaacattctacccgttgcattcgcactagtagaaggtgagaatgcagagtcttggtcattctttctctcccaccttaGACAGCACGTGACACCGCAGCCCGGTCTTctggttatatcggacaggcataacggcataAAGGCTGCGCTTGAGGCTCCGGACGGGGGTTGGTTACCTCCATCTgcataccgtgcattctgcattcgacacgtagcggctaattttgcccttaccttcaagggcaaggaTGCACGTAGGCTTCTAGTGAATGCCGCATATGCCAAGACCgaggttgagtttgattactggtttgatattcttcGGTCTGAAGACCCGGCTATGTGTGAGTGGGAGAACCGGATTGATTATTCCTTATGGACTCAGCATCGTGACGAGGGAcggagattcggtcacatgacgacgaatatctcggagtgtgtgaactcaatcctAAAGGGTGTCAGAAACCTCCCTGTTTGCTCTTtggtgaaggcaacatatggaaggcttgcggaactctttgttcgcaagggtagagaggctgaggcccagatgGGAACCGGACAGCAATTCAGTCAGTACTTGGTGAAGTGTatagaggccaacttgaagaattcgaggtgcttcacggtgactttgtatgaccgggataactccgagttcaccgtaGCCGAGACCACCCCGACGGGCTCTTTCTCATTAGGTACCTACAGAGTATCGCTTGCATCCAGGACCTGTGACTGCGGGTACTTCCAGGCACTTCATTTCCCGTGCCAGCACGCACTTGCATGCTGCGCCTACTCACGGGTTACCTGGTCCTCTTATGTTCACAGCGTGTATCAGATTAGTTCAGTGTTCCGTGTGTACCAGATGGGATTCACACCGCCGATACCGGAGGGATTCTGGCCACCTTACGACGGGCCAACCGTGATCCCGGACCCTGCCAAGAGGCGGGCAAGAGAGGGTCGTCCGAGATCCACTAGGATACGGACGAACatggacgaggcagatccgaaTCGGCCAAAGAGGTGTGGCCTTTGTCGCCAACCCGGACACACCCGCAGGAGTTGCCCACAGCTTGGAGGACCGTCTCACACGGGGGGCCAGTAGTAGCGATCTTGTTATTGTTAGTGttcattgattttatttttcctgTAACTTGTTATTGAAGATGATTTGTGTTATTTGTTTATCCTTTTAACTTCTAGTAATGAAAAAGTTGCATCTGAATTTGAATTTGGTTAGAAATCCCATGACTGCAAAAGTTGATAACTACAGTGTCATATGATTCAATGATAATACATAGTCACTAATCCACAAGGTAAATAACAGATTTTTAAGTACAATAAAATGAGCATACAACAAGGAAAAATAGCTCTAAAGTAAATCATCTAAAATACATGAGTGAACCCTAACGTCCAAAACACATGACATGTAAATCATCTAAACAAGTGGGAGCCTGTCCCACAACGACGGGGAACCCGTGGCCTCTGACCTCTGCGGATGAACGGCTCCTCATCCTCTATCTCATCTGCGTCCTCATGCGGGGTAGGCTGTGCGGGTGGCGTAAAATGGAGTGGCGCGGCAGACGGCCCGGCGACAGACTGTGATGCAGCGGTGTAAGCGAAATGTGGGGTACCTCCCAAAGCAAACTGGTCACCAACAGGAGTCGTAGCAGGCTCGTTCAGATCAACATCTAAGGGTGCCTGCGTGGCAGGGGTCTGAGGACGCCTCCTGCCCGGCTCGTCCTCCTGCATGATAGCCGAAATCTCCGCCAGAAACCGTGGACTGCCGAAGTCCGGATCGAGCGTATCTGCCCCAAGGAAGTCCTGCCACTGTGATCCGGGAATAACCCATGGAGTACCGTCCTGCTGAGGCTGGTCGTCGGTGGGTACTCCAACAAAGTAATGTCCAAAAGGACCGGACCCAAGTCCAGCGTCACTAGGCTCAGCCCCGTCACCATCCCGGAGCCATACCACTCACCTCCGTGAACCCCATCCTGGGTACTACCACCAGCAACTGAGGCCGCCCCTGCACCATCCCCGCCCTCAGGCCCATGGTGATCATCGTCATCGTCCTGAGGGTCAGGTGCAGCGGCATGAACCGCAGCACGCCCTCTACCTCTACCAGGATGATGTCGTCGTCGACCCCTAGCGGGGCCGGCCTCGTCGCCAGCCTCCATAGCACGCTCAAGCCAACCCCAGTCACGCTGGCTACGACGTGTGCCCACGCGAGCTCTCCTATCAACCCGCCTCCTATCCGGCACGTCGTCAGGCCGATCCATCTCAGGTACTTGCCCAGCTCCCCGCTGTGAGGCCTCGACAGGAATAGCAGCGGCTCTCGGATCGCCCAACTGCGGATCCGGAGACAAAAACCTCTTCCCGTGCTGACTCCACCAATCCAAGAACAGATGCGACGGACCAGGGTTAGCAACAACATCGAATCTCAGCACGCTCTCCGTACGGTCCTCCCAATACTGATGCCACTTCTGCAAATGGGAGGGGAACCATCGATCGCCGCCTCTGCCGTCCTtcgacatcagaaagtcgatgttTAGGGCGGCCTGTGGACGGGGCTGCACCCCTCCAAACTGCGGAAGAACTCTGTCTacctgatgccactctatgacgGCAAAGTAGATAAGCGATGTAACAGACCGCCACAGCACCATATGCCGAGGCTCCAAAACCTCGGGATGCACGACCTGAAGTACGTCAGGGCTACTGTACGGCATCCAGATAAACTGCACGCATAACGATACAATGTCAGGGCAACTCGTGATGCCAACTCGTAAATTGTggttaaataaaaaaacttattaaGTTACATACTGACCTCTCTATCCTGCAACCGGTCTATCCATAGCCTCCACGTCTGAACTCTAGGACCCTTCTCGCTACTGGAAGGGAtgtaacctgaccacctgcaACATGCACATGTGTTACCGCTACTTATATGCGTGCTTAGGGTATCCAATAGTAAATTGAAATAGACAAAGATTAGGGAAGTACCTCGAGGCCAGTGGCCAGCTGAACGTCTCAAATCCTGCAGGCCTAAACCGAGGAAATCGCCAGAAAATCCATGACTGAAGTAGCTGAAGTGGGCCCGCTAGCTTGATAACATTTCTGTTCGCCAcacggcacatgcaccggtacaaccatgccaGTGCTGCAGAACCCCAGCTGTAGGTCCCCATCTCCTCCAGCCTAGCTACAAAcggaagccatctgatgtgaacGCGGTTACCCGACTTGTCCGCAAAAAGCTgcgtgcccaacaacatcatgatgtacgcacgggCATAACGACGCACAGTATCCTCATCAGCTCCCTCCGGGCACTCACCAAACgtctcctgaaaccagctgcagttgaccgcgtacttctgaacctggctAGGAGGAGGTACCACTCCAAACAACTCCTCGAACCAAACCCAGGCTGGACGGCCACCCTCGATGTATATATGGAACTCTGATAGGCAGCCGCTGACGTAACGCCCGTCCACTGGCAAACccagctggtatgccacgtcctgcaGTGTGatagtgcactctccgaacggcatgtgAAACGTGTGAGTCTCCGGACGCCATCGTTCAACAAACGCACTCACAAGGGCCTCGTCCAAccggaaccatctatcgttcaACCTTGCAAGATGGTAAAGACCAGCCATCTGCAGGTacggaacgtatctgtcatccaggaccatgccctgctgccgccgcatgctcctgatgcatcgctGAGGCTGCGGAAGAAATGAACCGCATTCTTAGAACCAGCTTAATTACCGGTGACAAACATAATCAACACGATAATTGATAAACCAAAAAATCTTACTATGTATAGCCGCTTAAAAATACCAAGAACGAGAACCATTTGCATAAGAAACTTAAATTAGAAACCCCCATAGGCTACTGACATGAAAGATCTAACATTATAAAACCACAACTAAACCGCCTACATAAGCCACTACTAGAAACCACTAACGTAAACCGTTAACGTAAACCGCTTACATAAACCAcatacataaaccactaacataatccactaacataaaccactaacataaaccactaagataaaccaccaacataaaccactaacaaaaaccactaacgtaaaccgttaacgtaaaccgcttacataaaccacatacataaaccacatacataaaccactaacataaaccattaacataaaccactaacataaaccactaacataaaccaccaacataaaccgcTAACAAAAACCACAAACGTAAACCGATAACGTAAACTGCTTACATAAACCACATACCtaaaccactaagataaaccactaacataaaccactaagataaaccactaagataaaccaccaacataaatcACTTacaaaaaccactaacataaaccatttACAGAAATCACTGACATAAACCACTAAaataaaccaccaactaaaccaATATCTTACTCGCATGCCAAACCACAAACTCACATGTACCGATAAAACAAAGTTATTTCTGTACTAACCTCTTCGTTGATGACCCCAGCTATATGGGCGACTCCGTCCAAGCGATATAACCGCGCCGGATCGTCTCCCATGAGCAGAATATTGCGTTCAGGTCTTTCGcggagagaatctgggtcgttttctctgagatttggtggGGCAGGGGAAGGTGAGAATGGTTCGAATGaggctgattcgaactccttatatagcccattccctagtaattcgaaccagggtggttcgaattactaacaACCTTCCTTAagcgtaattcgaaccagggtggttcgaattacatgaagAACACATTTCCCCCTAATTCGAACTGgagtggttcgaattacttgcatAGGTAGTTCGAACCAGTCTGGTTCGATTTACATTCAATTTTTTCTTCGAAATTCGAACTGGTCTGGTTCGAATTATTTGAGGATGAAGTTCGAActaccctggttcgaattacataaaaatatgatCTGGCACATTGCTGTATCGATTTTCATTTTGGCTCATATAGGTAAATTTGGATTGATGTTGGCTTATTATAGTGTTTTGCCCTATTTTTTATGTGTCTATGTTTTGTATGTAATAAATTTACGTCTATTTAATATCAatattatatattcaatttaGTGTCTATCTAAGAAATAATTTAAGCAGAGTATTACAAgtaaatactaaaatttaatttataattataaattagtatCTAAAAATAGACTTCAATCAATTATAATGTacaaataaataatacaaaaatatttaataactaaaataaattaaccaAAAATAACTTAAACTTATATTAATTTGCATTTATTTGAAATACAACAAATCTAACTACAAAATTTTGGACTCAACCATTAattgttataataattaattattttgaataGTATTATTGTATTGTTAATTAGATGTACTTTCAAAATATAATAAAGCCAAGCATGGCGACGAATAAAGAATACCCAAGTTTAACTTGTAAACCAGATGAATACAGCGACATGAACATAAGATATTTTAGCAGTAGCATCCCATTCATGCAATTAAGACGAATTAATATGCAAGCTGATGAGTTCTCTCTCCTCTTCCTGTATAAATTATAATGCAGCATTGCAGCTGGCCATTTAGGTGCGGTGACCAAGCTTTCGACATATGGCAACAATCTAATATTTCTCCctatttatgattaattaataattatgacAATTTTACAAGGATATTACATGTATAAATTAAAAGTGTGTACTCTAAtgaagataataataaataaaaaataacgaaaataatttaaaattattttattaaatcagataaattttgactatttttgTGTCTTTATGAGATTATTACTCATTGTAAATGATCTAtcctttttaattcaaatttataaatgcttttcaaaatataaaattaaatcaatacgttttgatttctaaatcaattcAACAttctacttttaaaaaaaaaattatggggTTACTTAAagcaattgtttaaaaaaaattaaatttatatacatTCAGATTCAATCTCATTGGAAATGTCAAGCTAGACTTATATTTTTCTATAAATCATTAAATTCTTTATATTCCTAACAAATATCACTAGAAAACTTGttagcaaaaaaaattataattcataCATTATATCAAATccgattaaatttaaataaaattatttttcacatttttgtataatataaaaCGCACTACTCTGAATGAAAGAAGCAACTAGTAATTTTAACTACGTACTGTCTATATTTTTACTGCACTTATTATTAATATCTAAGGTgtttacaaaattaaatttttgaagtaATATATCATTATTCTCGTATGAAATTTAGTTGAAAAAAGAGGTTCTAATTAttcaaataagaaataaaaataaacaatgacataacaacatatatataataacgaAAGTAAAGttaaatttctcttttaatttgttttttttttaatgcggATATATAATGCATGCTCTACATctctaaaccaaaaaataaaCATGAACTGTGGACTATTATAAACTAGAAGTCTAGCTAGCACCTTTAATTAAAGGCGCCTTCCATCAATTTGTATTATTTATGATATTTAGTTAGTTAAGCATTGAAATGATAACCAATGTGATGAAaggattttaaattaaaatagtaaaaatacgTTCTTCTGAGATGTTATGAAAAGTTTAAAAGTAACTGCAGTcgaagaaaatattttataaatttttcatgtttaggtTTTAAATAGATGTGGgtaaatgataatgaaaatttttaaaacaaactcaTTATCACAAATGcaaatcaatatcaatatatctattattgttcttgtgttggcaGCTCCTTATTGTGcgtataatttgaattttttttttcaacggATGAGGTATATATTTTGGTAGCAAAAACAAACAGTTCGAATATCTGTAAAAACAGtgtgatttagaaaaaaaatataactatctTATGAAGAAAATCTATTCTTACttcccaaaatttcagtatttttgtCAATTTCAATTGTCATTTtggaaataaataattataataaaaagatatttatcaattttaaattataaatctaaaataaTCATTGCTTCCAAATTAGTTATCGATTATGAaggaattataaatttataataatgaaCGGATCaagtataaatatataatgcACAGTTGCACACTAGCTAGTTGAGTGAGAGTGATTTGTATGAGTTGTCTGAGAATCTTAAATCAACAAACCTCGGCAATAAAAGTATTTTTCTTTCGTTTTCAGAAAGGGGCCCAACCCGTTCAACTAGCTAGGTAGCTTGAATCTCAAGGTAGGTTTTTATTACCACAGTAATTAATGTATATATGGTCAATAAACTCACCAATGAAACACAAAGAAGAATCTTTTTCGATCAATTTTCACGTCCTAACCCGGGGATGTTAAAATATATTATCGCCTTAAAAAACTCTTTAATTCCGAATGGTGAAAACAAGCTTAATTAAGATCCACATTTCCATCCACTTGTTATTTGCTGAATTGAATAATTGTTTTGTGTATAAAGATCGTAGAGACATCGTTTTCGCCGATATCGTGCATGTCTAAGTAATCTCAAAATCCTAGTCTGCAATATTTTTTCAACATTATATTTGTAGAGTCGCCATGTGGCTCACGAAGAGGGAACCCGCAGGAGGTGAGTCCCCACCTACTTGTACCTATAATATTCTTTTTGCTTCGGTCATAATATGTCGCCCTAGATTCTACTGTACAATCTTCTTAGCAATGATAATTATTAATGCTCTCTCTTAGTCTGATTTAAAAGGCTGTAGCTAATTggtatctttttttttatataaattttttaattaataattttaaaatgtgtTTTCATTGTATAAATAAGCTAaatcttattaaaaaataaaaataacataaaaaataatatatataattttttttcttattattgtgCTGCCGCTCCCACACACATATATTTGATAATTGATATATATAGAGATTAGTGGTGTTACATGCATACATCAATAGGCTTAATTTAGATATACATCCCGTAGTGTCTTGCACTTTGTACCCCAAATTCATTCTGTTACGGGAGAAATAATATACCTTTCTGTCTCTTTCAGCCTTTCTTTGAATCCGCTCAGCTCATTGAATTAACTTGATATTTACAT
This genomic window contains:
- the LOC140183672 gene encoding protein MAIN-LIKE 1-like yields the protein MRRQQGMVLDDRYVPYLQMAGLYHLARLNDRWFRLDEALVSAFVERWRPETHTFHMPFGECTITLQDVAYQLGLPVDGRYVSGCLSEFHIYIEGGRPAWVWFEELFGVVPPPSQVQKYAVNCSWFQETFGECPEGADEDTVRRYARAYIMMLLGTQLFADKSGNRVHIRWLPFVARLEEMGTYSWGSAALAWLYRCMCRVANRNVIKLAGPLQLLQSWIFWRFPRFRPAGFETFSWPLASRWSGYIPSSSEKGPRVQTWRLWIDRLQDREFIWMPYSSPDVLQVVHPEVLEPRHMVLWRSVTSLIYFAVIEWHQVDRVLPQFGGVQPRPQAALNIDFLMSKDGRGGDRWFPSHLQKWHQYWEDRTESVLRFDVVANPGPSHLFLDWWSQHGKRFLSPDPQLGDPRAAAIPVEASQRGAGQVPEMDRPDDVPDRRRVDRRARVGTRRSQRDWGWLERAMEAGDEAGPARGRRRHHPGRGRGRAAVHAAAPDPQDDDDDHHGPEGGDGAGAASVAGGSTQDGVHGVPTDDQPQQDGTPWVIPGSQWQDFLGADTLDPDFGSPRFLAEISAIMQEDEPGRRRPQTPATQAPLDVDLNEPATTPVGDQFALGGTPHFAYTAASQSVAGPSAAPLHFTPPAQPTPHEDADEIEDEEPFIRRGQRPRVPRRCGTGSHLFR